Proteins encoded in a region of the Synechococcus sp. BIOS-U3-1 genome:
- a CDS encoding adenylosuccinate synthase, translated as MSLANVVVIGAQWGDEGKGKITDLLSRSADVVVRYQGGVNAGHTIVVDDQVLKLHLIPSGILYPDTVCLIGSGTVVDPKVMLGELDMLIENGIDIAGLKLASTAHVTMPYHRLLDQAMEKQRGDRRIGTTGRGIGPTYADKSQRSGIRVIDLLDESRLRDRLEGPLNEKNQLLQTIYGVEPLDAEAVISEYLAYGRRLAHHVVDCTREIHQAARGRKNILFEGAQGTLLDLDHGTYPYVTSSNPVSGGACIGAGVGPTLIDRVIGVAKAYTTRVGEGPFPTELDGSLNDHLCDRGGEFGTTTGRRRRCGWFDGVIGRYAVGVNGLDCLAVTKLDVLDELDELQVCVAYELDGERIEHFPSCAEAFARCKPIYVTLPGWQCSTAECRTLEDLPDKAMAYLRFLADLMEVPIAIVSLGAGRDQTIVVEDPIHGPKRALLSA; from the coding sequence GTGTCTTTGGCCAATGTTGTCGTCATCGGTGCTCAGTGGGGTGACGAAGGGAAGGGAAAGATCACAGATCTCCTCAGCCGTTCCGCTGATGTCGTCGTTCGCTATCAGGGCGGAGTCAACGCTGGCCACACCATCGTGGTGGACGATCAGGTTCTCAAGCTTCACCTGATTCCCTCTGGAATTCTCTATCCCGATACCGTTTGCCTGATCGGTTCAGGAACCGTCGTGGATCCCAAGGTGATGCTCGGCGAACTCGACATGCTGATCGAGAATGGGATCGATATCGCTGGGCTGAAACTCGCCTCCACAGCGCATGTGACCATGCCCTACCACCGCCTTCTCGACCAGGCGATGGAAAAGCAGCGCGGCGATCGGCGCATCGGCACCACGGGTCGGGGCATCGGTCCGACCTACGCGGACAAATCCCAGAGAAGCGGTATCCGCGTGATCGACCTTCTTGACGAATCGCGTCTGCGCGACCGGCTCGAAGGCCCACTGAATGAGAAGAACCAGCTTCTACAAACGATTTATGGCGTGGAACCGCTCGATGCAGAAGCGGTCATCAGTGAATATCTGGCTTATGGCAGACGACTAGCCCACCATGTGGTGGACTGCACCCGGGAGATTCACCAAGCGGCACGCGGTCGCAAAAACATTCTCTTCGAGGGCGCACAGGGAACGCTTCTCGACCTGGACCACGGCACCTATCCCTATGTCACCTCCTCCAACCCCGTATCCGGGGGAGCCTGCATTGGGGCTGGTGTGGGACCGACTCTGATCGACCGGGTAATCGGTGTTGCCAAGGCCTACACAACCAGAGTTGGAGAAGGTCCCTTCCCTACTGAACTCGATGGCAGCCTCAACGATCATCTCTGCGACCGTGGTGGCGAGTTTGGCACCACCACTGGCCGCCGCCGCCGCTGCGGTTGGTTTGACGGTGTGATTGGTCGCTATGCCGTTGGCGTGAACGGCCTTGATTGCCTGGCCGTCACCAAGCTCGATGTCTTGGACGAACTCGATGAACTTCAGGTTTGTGTGGCCTATGAGCTTGACGGAGAAAGGATTGAACACTTCCCCTCCTGCGCAGAGGCATTCGCCCGCTGCAAACCGATTTATGTGACGCTGCCTGGCTGGCAATGTTCAACCGCTGAATGCCGCACGCTTGAGGATCTCCCCGACAAAGCGATGGCGTACCTGCGCTTCCTGGCCGATCTGATGGAGGTCCCGATCGCCATCGTGTCACTGGGTGCCGGTCGCGATCAGACCATTGTTGTCGAGGATCCGATCCACGGTCCAAAACGGGCACTTCTCAGCGCCTGA
- a CDS encoding adenosine kinase, giving the protein MADSSRFQPNASLDVVGIGNAIVDVLVQTKDSFLSEHDLQKGGMCLIDEQQAEALYQSSGPGLETSGGSVANTMVGIAQLGGRTGFIGRVRDDQLGSIFSHDIRAVGTRFETPSATTGATTARCLIYVTPDAERTMCTFLGASTQLEPEDLDLSMVKQTKVLYLEGYLWDSPAAKRAFIAAAEACRAAGGKVALSLSDGFCVDRHRESFLELVNGHVDVLFANEVEIKALYQTEDFDIAIEKVRGCCSVTAVTRGSDGSVVLSGDQRWEIGIYGLGELVDTTGAGDLYAGGFLHAFTQGHSLERCGQLGALCAGQIVTQLGARSQVSLPELMREHLN; this is encoded by the coding sequence ATGGCCGATTCCTCCCGTTTCCAGCCCAACGCTTCCCTGGATGTGGTGGGAATCGGCAACGCAATCGTGGATGTCCTCGTCCAGACCAAGGACAGTTTTCTCAGTGAGCACGATCTGCAGAAAGGGGGAATGTGCCTCATCGACGAACAGCAGGCTGAAGCGTTGTACCAATCCAGTGGTCCTGGGCTGGAAACCTCTGGCGGATCAGTGGCCAACACCATGGTTGGTATCGCTCAGCTTGGCGGGCGAACAGGATTTATCGGTCGAGTGCGTGATGACCAACTCGGATCGATCTTCAGCCACGACATCCGTGCAGTGGGAACCCGCTTTGAGACACCCTCCGCAACCACTGGCGCCACGACTGCACGCTGTCTCATTTACGTGACTCCCGATGCAGAACGCACAATGTGCACCTTCCTCGGAGCATCAACACAGCTTGAGCCAGAGGATCTTGACCTCTCCATGGTCAAGCAAACAAAAGTGCTTTACCTCGAGGGCTACCTCTGGGATAGCCCTGCAGCGAAGCGGGCCTTCATTGCCGCAGCGGAAGCTTGCCGGGCGGCGGGCGGAAAAGTCGCTCTCTCTCTCTCCGATGGCTTCTGCGTGGATCGCCACCGAGAAAGCTTTCTCGAGCTGGTGAACGGTCATGTCGATGTGCTGTTCGCCAACGAAGTGGAGATCAAAGCGCTTTATCAGACCGAAGACTTCGACATCGCAATCGAGAAGGTACGCGGTTGTTGCTCAGTGACAGCGGTCACTCGCGGAAGCGACGGATCGGTTGTGCTCAGCGGAGATCAGCGTTGGGAGATTGGCATCTACGGACTCGGCGAACTGGTTGACACCACCGGTGCAGGCGATCTGTATGCCGGAGGATTTCTCCATGCCTTCACCCAGGGCCATTCCCTGGAGCGCTGCGGACAACTGGGAGCTCTTTGCGCCGGTCAGATCGTTACCCAGCTTGGTGCTCGCTCCCAGGTCTCTCTTCCTGAACTGATGCGGGAGCATCTGAACTGA
- the cutA gene encoding divalent-cation tolerance protein CutA: MSTDLRLVLTTEADQIKAGDLAEQLITRRLAACVTLMPVQSCYRWKGAIERSQEVQLLIKTSPQCLEQLLSALEELHSYDTPEILHMAAQAGMAYAAWVLDGLSSDAPASVQEERPGSEHQAG; the protein is encoded by the coding sequence ATGTCAACGGATCTGAGACTGGTCCTCACCACGGAGGCTGATCAGATCAAGGCCGGAGACCTTGCCGAGCAATTGATCACGCGCCGTTTAGCAGCGTGCGTCACCTTGATGCCAGTGCAGTCCTGCTACCGCTGGAAGGGGGCAATTGAGCGTTCGCAGGAAGTGCAGTTACTCATCAAGACCAGCCCCCAATGTCTGGAACAGCTGCTTTCAGCTCTCGAGGAACTCCACAGCTATGACACTCCCGAAATTCTCCACATGGCAGCTCAGGCTGGAATGGCCTATGCGGCGTGGGTATTGGATGGCCTCAGTTCAGATGCTCCCGCATCAGTTCAGGAAGAGAGACCTGGGAGCGAGCACCAAGCTGGGTAA
- a CDS encoding resolvase — MPSVSESTDFRGDAAAVLSQSDALVGIDDVQKSLNRSRASVYRYTNTDPRNLNPVFNPRKLNPEYRSDQKDPLLFHPNEVARFAKDVLRIKEVTVEVLNSPSTATQQVLGAILDELRMIRSRLDGLPEAPSDLASRRDRQDRPAA; from the coding sequence ATGCCGAGCGTGAGTGAATCCACGGATTTTCGGGGAGATGCTGCTGCTGTTCTGTCTCAGTCCGATGCGTTGGTTGGTATTGATGATGTTCAGAAGTCATTGAATCGGTCGCGTGCATCTGTGTATCGCTACACCAACACCGATCCGCGTAACCTCAACCCCGTTTTTAACCCTCGCAAGCTCAACCCCGAATACAGAAGTGATCAGAAAGATCCTCTTTTGTTTCATCCCAACGAGGTGGCTCGATTCGCCAAGGATGTTCTAAGGATCAAGGAGGTCACTGTTGAAGTCCTCAATTCACCATCCACCGCCACGCAACAAGTGCTTGGTGCGATTCTCGATGAATTGCGCATGATTAGATCTCGCCTTGATGGGCTTCCTGAAGCTCCCTCCGATCTCGCCTCGCGACGTGATCGACAGGATCGTCCTGCTGCATAA
- a CDS encoding DUF3153 domain-containing protein — protein sequence MSKGLAAAERALERGDYGLCLRLLEPLAAANPITEPEGATIRMVMVTAWMGQGEERKAISTCRLLTRCKDPDLRNRARQLLSVLEAPSLERPARWSMQLPTLDMAPRVGKGSPTSRRRRQPTPPPAPPTGPTQAPSAGFAVLVLTVLIGLTLLLSGCVRVTAEIDLAGPDRLAMSWRINSLSGHSLPWQQNFAKALRSEGLNWTVQQDKTGSLNLISPMLGSDQAARLMRSSVKLAGLSAGVILPTPDLSIVERNWLIGVQQQLNLRLDLSPLAEFPAGDLQVSITPIHDLERVSSSPITGRLKGDVLLWTLDSGSVNQLQIRRWQWSPLGLGSVLISLLLLVSFLLQSMRVRLGFGYPELPS from the coding sequence ATGAGCAAAGGGCTTGCGGCAGCCGAACGGGCACTCGAACGGGGTGATTACGGCCTGTGCCTACGCCTGCTGGAACCGCTCGCCGCCGCCAACCCGATCACGGAACCCGAAGGAGCAACCATCCGCATGGTGATGGTGACAGCCTGGATGGGACAGGGCGAGGAACGCAAAGCGATCTCCACCTGTCGTCTGCTCACCCGCTGCAAGGATCCTGATCTACGCAACCGGGCTCGTCAGTTGCTGAGTGTGCTCGAGGCTCCAAGCCTGGAACGTCCTGCTCGCTGGTCGATGCAGCTACCCACACTGGACATGGCACCCCGAGTGGGGAAAGGCAGCCCCACCAGCCGAAGACGACGACAGCCGACTCCACCACCTGCCCCTCCAACCGGTCCAACGCAAGCACCATCAGCAGGTTTTGCCGTACTGGTGCTGACGGTTTTGATTGGACTGACCCTGTTGCTCAGCGGATGCGTGCGCGTCACTGCAGAGATTGATTTAGCTGGGCCCGATCGCCTGGCAATGAGCTGGCGGATCAACAGCCTTAGTGGTCACAGTCTTCCTTGGCAGCAGAACTTCGCCAAAGCGCTGCGTTCCGAAGGCCTGAACTGGACGGTGCAGCAAGACAAAACGGGCTCTCTCAATCTGATTAGTCCCATGCTGGGTTCAGACCAGGCCGCCAGGCTGATGCGCAGCAGTGTGAAACTGGCTGGACTCAGCGCTGGCGTCATCCTTCCCACCCCAGATCTATCGATCGTGGAGAGGAACTGGTTGATCGGAGTGCAGCAGCAGCTGAATCTGCGGCTGGACCTCTCTCCCCTCGCCGAGTTTCCCGCTGGCGACCTACAGGTCAGCATCACGCCTATCCATGATCTTGAGCGGGTCAGCAGCAGTCCCATAACAGGACGCCTGAAGGGGGACGTTCTGCTCTGGACACTCGACAGCGGCAGCGTCAATCAATTGCAGATCCGCCGCTGGCAGTGGAGTCCTCTCGGGTTGGGAAGCGTGCTGATCAGTCTGCTGCTGCTAGTCAGTTTTCTGCTCCAGTCCATGCGGGTTCGACTCGGCTTCGGCTACCCCGAGCTTCCGTCCTGA
- a CDS encoding 2Fe-2S iron-sulfur cluster-binding protein, translating into MPTIRFEQEGQQVGCIEGANLRKAVLSAGVNPYKGLNNLNNCGGVGQCGTCVVEVLEGAQNLSPLSDVEEVYLSDRPANYRLSCRTTVNGDVTIRPRPEDGAGQGSNSLIGAVKSLLSR; encoded by the coding sequence GTGCCCACCATCCGTTTTGAGCAGGAAGGCCAACAAGTTGGCTGCATTGAGGGTGCCAACCTGCGCAAAGCGGTTCTCTCAGCGGGCGTCAACCCATACAAAGGTCTGAACAACCTCAATAACTGTGGTGGTGTTGGTCAGTGCGGTACTTGTGTGGTCGAAGTCCTTGAAGGGGCTCAGAACCTATCTCCACTCAGTGATGTCGAGGAGGTCTATCTGTCGGATCGCCCTGCCAACTACCGTCTCAGCTGTCGAACCACCGTCAATGGTGATGTGACGATTCGCCCGCGTCCCGAAGATGGAGCGGGTCAGGGCTCCAATAGCCTCATTGGCGCCGTCAAGAGTCTTCTGAGCCGATAA
- a CDS encoding proline--tRNA ligase, with product MRVSRLSLVTLRNVPSDAEIPSHQLLVRGGYIRRVGPGLYAYLPLMWRVLRKISRIVRDELDSLGALETLLPQLQPAEPWERSGRWQGYTAGEGIMFHLEDRQGRRVGLGPTHEEVVTELARELFRSYKQLPVTLYQIQTKFRDEIRPRFGLMRSREFIMKDAYSFHADEADLEQTYALMAGAYARIFKRCGLNAVGVDADSGAIGGAASQEFMVIANAGEDLILSTPDGSYAANQEKAISHPSPALPLPPGEERNLDTPAQATIEDLCSANNLSPSQTVKVLVLLARLDDGREQPLLVSLRGDQELNEVKLTNAVTRRLGASALEIAPIKPEQLRQQGLGSLPFGSIGPDLADSSLNNAESWENQFERLADPTALDLERFVCGANSTDKHRWGATWSSMPAQNKVDLRNAKAGDRSFHNQEQILEERRGIEVGHIFQLGSKYSDALEARFTDQDGKQESLLMGCYGIGISRLAQAAVEQHHDDAGICWPVSIAPFPVIVVVANVQDPTQLALGETLYGSLQSAGVDALLDDRSERAGVKFKDADLIGIPWRIVVGREAEAGRVEVVERSTRSNSTMSDQDALTQVLKAVQAHTMV from the coding sequence ATGCGCGTCTCCCGCCTGTCGCTGGTGACGTTGAGGAACGTGCCCTCGGACGCTGAAATCCCGTCTCATCAATTGCTTGTTCGTGGTGGTTACATCAGACGAGTTGGGCCGGGTCTCTACGCCTACCTCCCCTTGATGTGGCGCGTTTTGCGCAAGATCAGCAGGATTGTTCGAGACGAACTTGACAGCCTCGGAGCCCTTGAGACGCTGCTTCCACAGCTCCAACCCGCTGAACCATGGGAACGCAGCGGTCGCTGGCAGGGCTACACCGCCGGCGAGGGCATCATGTTCCACCTCGAAGATCGCCAGGGCCGGCGCGTGGGCCTTGGACCCACCCATGAGGAAGTGGTCACAGAACTGGCTAGGGAGCTGTTTCGCTCCTACAAGCAGTTGCCTGTCACGCTCTATCAAATTCAGACCAAATTCCGCGACGAGATCAGGCCCCGTTTCGGGCTGATGCGCAGTCGGGAATTCATCATGAAGGACGCCTACTCCTTCCATGCCGACGAAGCGGATCTGGAGCAGACCTATGCACTGATGGCAGGGGCCTATGCCCGCATCTTCAAGCGCTGCGGTCTCAACGCGGTTGGAGTGGACGCCGACAGCGGCGCAATTGGAGGAGCCGCTTCCCAGGAATTCATGGTGATAGCGAATGCAGGCGAAGACCTGATTCTCTCCACTCCAGATGGAAGCTATGCCGCCAATCAAGAGAAAGCCATCTCACATCCGAGTCCAGCACTGCCACTGCCTCCAGGTGAGGAACGAAACCTTGACACGCCGGCTCAGGCAACGATTGAGGATCTCTGCTCTGCCAACAACCTCTCCCCATCTCAGACCGTCAAGGTGCTGGTGCTGCTGGCCCGTCTAGATGACGGCAGAGAGCAACCTCTGCTGGTCAGCCTGCGAGGGGACCAAGAGCTGAATGAGGTCAAGCTGACCAATGCCGTGACCAGGCGGCTGGGGGCTTCCGCACTTGAAATTGCACCGATCAAACCAGAGCAGCTCCGACAGCAGGGTCTCGGGTCCCTGCCTTTTGGCTCCATCGGCCCGGATCTTGCAGACAGCTCTCTGAACAATGCCGAAAGCTGGGAAAACCAATTTGAACGACTGGCGGACCCAACCGCGCTTGATCTTGAGCGCTTTGTCTGCGGCGCCAACAGCACTGACAAGCATCGCTGGGGGGCGACATGGAGCTCCATGCCCGCGCAGAACAAAGTTGATCTACGCAATGCCAAGGCCGGGGATCGATCTTTCCACAACCAGGAACAGATCCTTGAGGAGCGGCGGGGTATCGAGGTGGGCCACATTTTCCAGCTCGGCAGCAAATACTCCGACGCTCTCGAAGCCCGTTTCACCGATCAGGACGGCAAGCAAGAGTCATTGTTAATGGGCTGCTACGGCATAGGCATCTCTCGCCTCGCCCAGGCGGCAGTGGAACAACATCACGATGACGCGGGAATCTGCTGGCCGGTGAGCATTGCACCCTTCCCGGTCATCGTTGTTGTGGCGAACGTGCAAGACCCGACGCAGCTCGCCCTGGGGGAGACCCTGTACGGATCCTTGCAATCGGCAGGAGTTGATGCACTCCTGGATGACCGCAGCGAACGTGCCGGAGTCAAATTCAAGGATGCCGATTTGATTGGAATTCCCTGGCGGATCGTTGTGGGTCGCGAAGCCGAGGCCGGACGTGTTGAGGTGGTGGAACGATCCACCCGCTCAAACAGCACCATGTCTGATCAAGACGCCTTGACCCAAGTGCTCAAGGCCGTCCAAGCTCACACCATGGTCTAG
- a CDS encoding DUF2854 domain-containing protein, which translates to MNDLLSPGSLVTIAGGVLTVVGAVAYGTGAANLSLPTIFYGIPILLGGLALKSSELPPAKRVTPKAQLKGEREAATPELGKLLSDVTRWRYGQKAHLESSLESLKLWDEDNPPQLLEIEEIIQSGHYGLRLRFACEAVPLQIWQERRDRLSRFFAKGLEATITPLSGERLDLILLPMGVSATDQQADSGELANG; encoded by the coding sequence ATGAACGATCTGCTCTCGCCAGGAAGCCTGGTCACCATCGCCGGCGGTGTGCTCACCGTGGTGGGTGCTGTGGCTTACGGGACCGGCGCCGCCAACTTGAGTCTGCCGACAATTTTCTACGGCATTCCGATCTTGCTTGGCGGACTGGCCCTGAAGTCTTCAGAACTACCACCGGCCAAACGCGTCACGCCAAAAGCACAACTGAAGGGAGAACGTGAGGCTGCAACTCCTGAACTCGGGAAACTTCTCAGCGATGTCACCCGTTGGCGATATGGCCAGAAAGCCCATTTAGAAAGTTCTCTGGAATCACTCAAACTTTGGGATGAAGACAACCCTCCTCAGCTTCTAGAGATTGAGGAAATCATTCAGAGCGGTCACTACGGACTGCGGTTGCGTTTCGCCTGTGAGGCCGTTCCGCTTCAGATCTGGCAAGAGCGAAGAGACCGACTCAGCCGCTTTTTTGCCAAAGGTCTTGAAGCAACAATCACCCCTCTGAGTGGAGAAAGACTGGATTTGATTCTCCTGCCCATGGGCGTTTCGGCAACGGATCAGCAAGCTGACTCCGGAGAACTGGCGAATGGATGA
- a CDS encoding Spx/MgsR family RNA polymerase-binding regulatory protein, with protein sequence MAGFTVFGYSRCSTCRKALLWLENEGFDFEVIDITLNPPSADQLHQAYRQFGEVKPIFNTSGQSYRAIGAETVKKMSDEQALQALAADGKLIKRPFVQCPDGRFLIGFKPEVWSEQLLS encoded by the coding sequence GTGGCCGGTTTCACAGTTTTCGGTTATTCCCGCTGTAGTACCTGTCGAAAAGCTCTTTTATGGCTTGAAAATGAAGGGTTTGATTTTGAGGTGATTGATATCACTCTCAATCCCCCTTCAGCTGATCAATTGCATCAGGCTTACCGCCAGTTTGGTGAGGTCAAGCCGATCTTCAATACCAGTGGACAAAGCTACAGAGCCATTGGTGCTGAAACGGTTAAAAAAATGAGTGACGAGCAAGCGCTTCAAGCGCTGGCTGCCGACGGAAAGCTGATCAAAAGGCCCTTCGTTCAATGCCCGGATGGTCGGTTTTTGATTGGCTTTAAGCCCGAGGTTTGGTCTGAGCAGCTTCTGAGCTGA
- a CDS encoding inorganic diphosphatase, with amino-acid sequence MDLRALTPSPSPGLVNLIVEIPAGSSNKYEYFAEAGVMALDRVLYSSVRYPFDYGFIPNTLAEDGSPLDAMVIMAEPTFAGCLIQARPIGVLDMHDMGHYDGKILCVPVADPRQQGIQSIHQIAPSQLEDVAEFFRTYKNMEGRVTEIGGWRDVDAVQPLLDTCVQAASS; translated from the coding sequence ATGGATCTCAGGGCTCTTACCCCGTCTCCGTCTCCAGGACTGGTCAATCTGATCGTTGAGATTCCAGCAGGAAGCAGCAATAAATACGAATATTTTGCAGAAGCTGGAGTGATGGCTCTTGATCGGGTTCTTTACTCATCGGTCCGATATCCATTCGATTACGGCTTCATTCCCAACACGCTTGCCGAGGACGGATCTCCCCTTGATGCCATGGTGATCATGGCGGAACCGACCTTCGCTGGATGTCTAATTCAAGCAAGACCCATTGGTGTCCTTGATATGCACGACATGGGTCATTACGACGGAAAAATCCTTTGCGTGCCTGTGGCAGATCCCCGTCAGCAGGGAATTCAGAGCATTCATCAGATCGCGCCCAGTCAGCTTGAGGATGTTGCCGAATTTTTCCGCACCTACAAAAACATGGAAGGTCGTGTGACCGAGATAGGCGGCTGGCGTGACGTCGATGCAGTTCAGCCATTGCTTGATACATGCGTCCAAGCCGCTTCTTCCTGA
- the argB gene encoding acetylglutamate kinase: MDDALRVSVLSEALPYIQRFAGRRIVVKYGGAAMAHAELQTAVFRDLALLCSVGVQPVVVHGGGPEINHWLKRLAIAPEFKDGLRVTDPETMDVVEMVLVGRVNKQIVNGLNRVGAKAVGLSGSDGSLVEARAWGNGSHGMVGDVAKVNPDVLEALLERGYLPVISSVAANPDGVAHNINADTVAGEVAASLEAEKLILLTDTPGILRDREDPGSLIRQLKLSEARQLIHEGVVAGGMTPKTECCIRALAQGVSAAHIVDGRVAHALLLEVFTDAGIGTMVVGRS; this comes from the coding sequence ATGGATGATGCCCTCAGGGTCTCTGTCCTGAGTGAGGCTCTTCCTTATATCCAGCGGTTCGCAGGCCGCAGGATCGTGGTCAAGTACGGCGGAGCGGCCATGGCCCATGCCGAACTGCAAACAGCCGTCTTTAGAGATCTGGCTTTGCTCTGCAGTGTCGGAGTCCAACCTGTTGTTGTGCATGGAGGGGGGCCTGAGATCAATCACTGGTTGAAGCGACTAGCCATCGCACCAGAATTCAAGGACGGTCTGCGTGTGACCGATCCAGAAACGATGGACGTGGTGGAAATGGTCCTGGTCGGACGGGTCAACAAACAGATCGTTAACGGACTCAACCGAGTTGGCGCAAAAGCGGTCGGCCTAAGCGGCAGTGACGGCAGCCTGGTGGAGGCCCGCGCCTGGGGAAATGGCAGCCACGGGATGGTCGGCGATGTGGCCAAGGTCAATCCTGATGTGCTCGAAGCGCTGCTGGAGCGTGGTTATCTGCCTGTGATTTCCAGCGTGGCCGCCAACCCAGATGGAGTTGCCCACAACATCAACGCCGACACGGTGGCCGGCGAAGTCGCCGCCTCCCTTGAAGCAGAGAAGCTGATTTTGCTCACAGATACACCAGGCATCCTGCGCGACCGGGAAGATCCTGGGTCTTTGATCCGTCAGCTGAAGCTTTCAGAAGCCAGGCAGTTGATTCACGAGGGCGTGGTGGCCGGGGGGATGACACCCAAGACCGAATGCTGCATCAGAGCTCTTGCCCAGGGAGTTTCCGCTGCCCACATCGTGGATGGGCGCGTCGCCCATGCCCTGCTGCTGGAAGTGTTCACCGATGCCGGAATCGGCACCATGGTGGTGGGACGCAGCTGA
- a CDS encoding precorrin-6A/cobalt-precorrin-6A reductase, translated as MSAILMHHWRNRQNHVLVFAGTGEGPGIASTLLESGYRVSISVVSPAAARAYCGMQLDDLHVGPFTSQESLGQHLAARGVTFVLDATHPFAVQISAQLRLACSLRNLPLLRFERPDHVVSDGSLLLTVADLSDCALSGHRLLLAVGARQLAAAATAARLAGASIYARVLPTPEAIRQAGLAGLSGERLAVLRPGIGDRIGGLEAALCRRWEITDVFCRQSGGAADQLWSDLALRHSIRLWKLKRPNQMPNVDVVHSVSQLCRQLDGHVNGSETGPHHGG; from the coding sequence GTGAGCGCCATCCTGATGCACCACTGGCGGAATCGCCAGAACCATGTGCTGGTCTTCGCCGGAACCGGTGAGGGACCAGGGATCGCGAGCACTCTGCTGGAGTCCGGCTATCGCGTCAGTATCAGTGTTGTCAGTCCAGCTGCGGCAAGGGCCTACTGCGGAATGCAACTGGATGACCTGCATGTGGGGCCGTTCACCTCTCAGGAATCTCTTGGGCAACACCTGGCAGCACGGGGTGTGACATTTGTCCTGGATGCGACCCATCCTTTCGCTGTGCAGATCAGTGCTCAACTCCGCTTGGCATGCTCCCTCCGGAATCTGCCGCTGCTTCGATTCGAGCGGCCTGATCACGTGGTGTCGGATGGATCACTGCTTCTCACAGTCGCTGATCTCTCGGACTGCGCTCTTTCAGGCCACCGTCTGCTTCTTGCCGTCGGAGCGCGGCAGCTAGCCGCCGCTGCGACGGCAGCCAGGCTGGCAGGAGCCTCTATTTATGCCAGGGTTCTTCCCACGCCTGAAGCCATCCGCCAGGCTGGTCTTGCGGGATTGTCCGGCGAGCGGCTGGCCGTGTTGAGGCCTGGAATAGGTGATCGCATTGGGGGATTGGAAGCGGCACTGTGTCGACGCTGGGAGATCACCGATGTGTTTTGTCGTCAGTCGGGTGGAGCTGCGGATCAACTCTGGAGTGATCTGGCCCTTCGCCACTCCATCCGTCTCTGGAAGCTAAAACGACCCAACCAAATGCCCAATGTTGACGTGGTTCATAGCGTGAGCCAGTTGTGTCGACAGCTGGATGGCCATGTCAACGGATCTGAGACTGGTCCTCACCACGGAGGCTGA
- the psb27 gene encoding photosystem II protein Psb27, producing the protein MRIELQRLSRQLRGFTLALCLGLTLMLSACGDSISTMTGDYVEDTVAVVQSLQTTLALPSDAEGLQESEKAAHDLINDYMARYRPRPRINGLSSFTTMQTALNSLQGHYNTYTNRPVPEALRTRVEKELSKAEKAALRGT; encoded by the coding sequence ATGCGAATAGAGCTGCAACGCCTCAGCCGCCAACTCAGGGGATTCACCCTGGCCTTGTGCCTTGGTCTCACCCTGATGCTCTCCGCCTGCGGCGACAGCATTTCAACCATGACTGGCGATTACGTCGAAGACACAGTGGCCGTTGTTCAGTCGCTGCAGACCACGCTTGCGCTCCCCTCTGACGCTGAAGGGTTACAGGAGTCGGAAAAGGCAGCACATGATCTTATTAACGACTACATGGCGAGGTATCGACCAAGGCCCCGGATCAATGGCCTCAGCTCCTTCACCACGATGCAGACAGCCCTGAATTCTCTTCAAGGTCACTACAACACCTACACCAATCGACCAGTGCCTGAAGCACTGCGCACTCGTGTTGAAAAAGAGCTGAGCAAAGCCGAGAAAGCCGCTCTTCGAGGAACCTGA
- a CDS encoding single-stranded DNA-binding protein — protein MNHCVLEVDVLQAPTLRYTQDNQTPIAEMEVGFDALRPDDPRGQLKVVGWGNLAQDLQNRVQVGQRLLIEGRLRMNTVPRQDGTKEKRAEFTLARLHPVSGESSATAQAQPSTTLPSKRPEPAAAPSPAKEPAAQWNTAPLVPDTDDIPF, from the coding sequence ATGAATCACTGCGTACTTGAGGTGGATGTTCTACAGGCTCCCACCCTGCGATACACGCAAGACAATCAGACACCAATTGCGGAAATGGAGGTTGGTTTTGATGCGTTACGCCCCGACGACCCCAGAGGTCAACTGAAGGTGGTGGGATGGGGCAACCTCGCCCAAGACCTTCAGAATCGCGTGCAAGTGGGCCAGCGGCTGCTGATTGAAGGCAGGCTGCGTATGAACACGGTGCCCCGTCAGGACGGCACCAAAGAAAAACGCGCTGAGTTCACGCTCGCCCGGTTGCACCCAGTGTCGGGTGAATCCAGTGCCACGGCTCAGGCTCAACCTTCAACCACACTTCCTTCGAAGCGTCCTGAACCTGCTGCTGCTCCCTCACCTGCAAAAGAGCCGGCAGCACAGTGGAATACCGCACCGCTCGTTCCAGACACGGACGACATTCCTTTCTGA